The Nitratidesulfovibrio sp. genome window below encodes:
- a CDS encoding DUF554 domain-containing protein — translation MTLPVGSLINMAAVVGGGALGMLLGARLPDRVRAIVFQGLGLCTMVIGMQMAFKTANPLIMIFSILSGAIIGELLRLEDAFARAGEALKAKLRSGNPRFTDGFVTATLLFCIGSMAILGPFDEGLRGDRTIVLTKSILDCFAAIALASAYGVGVLFSALPLFIYQGSLTLFAGVLQPLLGPAVMNELTATGGLMVIGIGINLLELKRIPLANMLPALLTAVLLASIFM, via the coding sequence GTGACTCTTCCCGTCGGTTCACTCATCAACATGGCCGCCGTCGTCGGCGGCGGCGCGCTGGGCATGCTGCTGGGCGCGCGTCTGCCCGACCGCGTGCGGGCCATCGTGTTTCAGGGGCTTGGGCTGTGCACCATGGTCATCGGCATGCAGATGGCCTTCAAGACGGCCAACCCGCTGATCATGATCTTCAGCATTCTCAGCGGGGCCATCATCGGCGAACTGCTGCGGCTTGAAGACGCCTTTGCCCGCGCGGGCGAGGCTTTGAAGGCCAAGCTGCGTTCCGGCAACCCGCGCTTTACCGATGGCTTCGTCACCGCCACGCTGCTGTTCTGCATCGGGTCCATGGCCATTCTGGGCCCGTTCGACGAAGGGCTGCGCGGCGACCGGACCATCGTGCTCACCAAGTCCATTCTCGACTGTTTCGCGGCCATCGCCCTGGCCTCGGCCTACGGGGTGGGGGTGCTGTTTTCCGCGCTGCCGCTGTTCATCTACCAGGGCTCGCTGACGCTGTTCGCCGGGGTGCTTCAGCCGCTGCTGGGCCCGGCGGTGATGAACGAATTGACCGCCACGGGTGGGCTGATGGTCATCGGCATTGGCATCAACCTGTTGGAACTGAAGCGTATTCCGCTGGCCAACATGTTGCCCGCGCTGCTTACGGCGGTGCTGCTGGCCTCCATTTTCATGTAG
- a CDS encoding GNAT family N-acetyltransferase produces the protein MTKTYAITYLVDPDSLDSETIGFVSLLNDSLSIEDGYNPKATPSGFTYKNSPAVKIGRLGINCAYHRSGIGSSVMNLIKSMFLNCNRTGCRFITVDAYSNKKTIAFYQKNGFDFLSDKDQKRRTRLLFFDLSRHISNNCPMLE, from the coding sequence ATGACCAAGACATACGCCATTACATACTTAGTCGACCCAGATTCACTCGACTCTGAAACTATTGGATTCGTCAGCCTACTCAACGACTCGCTGAGCATTGAAGATGGCTACAATCCCAAGGCGACTCCCTCTGGCTTTACATACAAAAACTCCCCTGCCGTCAAAATTGGACGTTTAGGAATCAACTGTGCTTATCACAGATCCGGGATAGGCTCATCCGTTATGAACCTCATCAAGTCAATGTTTCTCAACTGCAACAGGACAGGATGTCGATTTATCACTGTCGATGCCTACAGCAACAAAAAAACAATAGCCTTTTATCAGAAAAATGGTTTCGACTTTTTATCGGACAAAGACCAGAAAAGACGTACTCGCTTACTCTTTTTCGATCTCTCACGGCACATTTCCAACAACTGCCCAATGCTAGAGTAA
- a CDS encoding YibE/F family protein — translation MTTGLEGTANGTAGAGGIVGTGGTGGTGGTGEARAGEVPGLSGSDQGWEQGAGPVKATASAATASAASGSVAPAHLHIPLRSTRRDTLLCVVLALVCLALYLLPTGFEDRLPDNAVRCRATVVSVDNERVHQYGIVRMGTQYVSLRALDGPYAGQAWQAGNELVGKMELDKVFAPGDTALLVLTLRDGKVADAVAQDHYRLRTQAVAFGVFALLLVVFAGPTGVKALLSFVFSALMIWKVLVPALLRDVDPILLGLGVTTAITAATILLVGGMNRRGLAAWLGTLLGIAATCGLALAFAGPFQLHGAVRPYAETVLYSGYPHLHMTRIFLASIFMASSGALMDLAMDVAASMAELVAQNPGISRRAALASGLRVGRAVVGTMTTTLLLAYSGGYIATLMLFMAQGIPLENALNLPFVAAEVMNTLVGSIGLVTVAPFTALTGTWLLVRGKGEGVSVYVRQE, via the coding sequence ATGACCACCGGGCTTGAAGGAACGGCGAACGGGACTGCCGGTGCAGGCGGGATTGTCGGAACTGGCGGAACTGGCGGAACTGGCGGCACGGGCGAGGCAAGAGCGGGCGAAGTGCCGGGCCTATCCGGTTCGGATCAGGGTTGGGAACAGGGAGCGGGGCCAGTAAAGGCAACGGCGTCGGCTGCAACAGCCTCGGCTGCATCTGGGTCGGTCGCCCCGGCTCACCTGCACATCCCCCTGCGCTCCACCCGGCGCGATACCCTGCTGTGCGTGGTGCTGGCCCTTGTCTGCCTAGCCCTGTACCTGCTGCCCACCGGGTTCGAGGACCGTCTGCCGGATAACGCGGTGCGCTGTCGGGCCACGGTGGTGTCCGTGGACAACGAGCGGGTGCATCAGTACGGCATTGTCCGCATGGGCACCCAGTACGTCAGCCTGCGCGCGCTGGACGGCCCCTACGCCGGGCAGGCCTGGCAGGCGGGCAACGAACTGGTGGGCAAGATGGAACTGGACAAGGTGTTCGCCCCCGGCGACACGGCTCTGCTGGTGCTTACCCTGCGCGACGGCAAGGTGGCCGACGCCGTGGCCCAGGATCACTACCGTCTGCGCACCCAGGCTGTGGCATTCGGCGTGTTCGCCCTGCTGCTGGTGGTGTTTGCCGGGCCGACCGGGGTGAAGGCGCTGCTGTCGTTCGTGTTTTCCGCGCTGATGATCTGGAAGGTGCTGGTGCCCGCGCTGCTGCGCGACGTGGACCCCATCCTGCTGGGGCTGGGGGTGACCACGGCCATTACCGCCGCCACCATCCTGCTGGTGGGCGGCATGAACCGGCGCGGTCTGGCCGCGTGGCTGGGCACCCTGCTGGGCATTGCCGCCACCTGCGGGCTGGCGCTGGCCTTCGCCGGGCCGTTCCAGTTGCACGGCGCAGTGCGCCCCTATGCGGAAACGGTGCTCTATTCCGGCTACCCGCACCTGCACATGACGCGCATCTTTCTGGCCAGCATCTTCATGGCCTCGTCCGGGGCGCTGATGGACCTTGCCATGGACGTGGCCGCCAGCATGGCCGAACTGGTGGCCCAGAACCCCGGCATCTCGCGCCGGGCCGCGCTGGCCTCCGGCCTGCGGGTGGGGCGGGCCGTGGTGGGCACCATGACCACCACGCTGCTGCTGGCCTATTCCGGCGGGTACATCGCCACGCTGATGCTGTTCATGGCGCAGGGCATCCCGCTGGAAAACGCCCTGAACCTGCCCTTTGTGGCGGCGGAGGTCATGAACACCCTGGTGGGCAGCATCGGCTTGGTGACAGTTGCCCCGTTCACCGCGCTGACGGGCACGTGGTTGCTGGTGAGGGGAAAGGGGGAGGGAGTAAGTGTCTATGTGCGTCAGGAATGA
- a CDS encoding alkaline phosphatase — protein sequence MNCSRWHHAARAAIALCAILLCCTLGIAHAKQAAQAKYVILLIGDGMGMAQRNAAELYLAAQKGDTTPGIVKLNMSQLPVQGATTTYSIDSLITDSAAAGTAMACGVKTTNRGLGVDGKKVPVTSIAEMARDKGVKVGIVSTVSLDHATPGAFYAHQPSRKNYYEIGLELAASRMDYFAGGGFLDPAGKKSMLEGEKRNVVDAIRGGGFRYVNDATEFRALKSGKERVVFVNPRLQDEQAMPYAMDAAPGDVSLAEMTRKGLELLDNPKGFFLMVEGGKVDWACHANDAVSSITDVLAFDAAVAEAMQFLRKHPNDTLVIVTGDHETGGMSIGFAGTKYDSYHTRLKHQKISYIAFDEKFAAFRKANPQGKFEDVLPMVKENFGLAVLSDAERAALPKEGDAMGMVLKDYEVAELRAAFDRSMQGGDRKALSEQDYLLYGEYEPFTVTITHLLNQKSGISWTTYSHTGVPVLTSAGGVGAERFGGFYDNTDIFARMAETMGLKAPLKAGDKPAAKADAGGTVTGPIVSQPLGQHVSQPVAQPAQAVAAN from the coding sequence ATGAACTGTTCCCGTTGGCATCACGCGGCACGGGCGGCCATAGCCCTGTGCGCCATTCTGCTGTGCTGCACCCTGGGCATTGCCCATGCGAAACAGGCGGCACAGGCCAAGTACGTCATCCTGCTCATCGGCGACGGCATGGGCATGGCCCAGCGCAACGCCGCCGAACTGTATCTGGCCGCACAGAAGGGCGACACCACCCCCGGTATCGTCAAGCTGAACATGAGCCAGCTGCCCGTGCAGGGGGCCACCACCACCTATTCCATCGACTCGCTGATCACCGATTCCGCCGCCGCAGGAACCGCCATGGCCTGCGGGGTGAAGACCACCAACCGTGGCCTTGGCGTGGACGGCAAGAAGGTGCCCGTTACCTCCATCGCCGAAATGGCGCGCGACAAGGGCGTGAAGGTGGGCATCGTCTCCACCGTCTCGCTGGACCACGCCACCCCCGGCGCGTTCTATGCCCACCAGCCCAGCCGCAAGAATTACTACGAGATCGGGCTTGAACTGGCCGCCAGCCGCATGGACTACTTCGCGGGCGGCGGCTTTCTGGACCCGGCGGGCAAGAAGTCGATGCTGGAGGGCGAAAAGCGCAACGTGGTGGATGCCATCCGCGGGGGCGGCTTTCGCTACGTCAACGATGCCACCGAATTTCGCGCCCTGAAGTCCGGCAAGGAGCGCGTGGTGTTCGTGAACCCGCGCCTGCAGGACGAGCAGGCCATGCCCTACGCCATGGACGCCGCCCCCGGCGACGTGAGCCTGGCCGAAATGACCCGCAAGGGCCTTGAACTGCTGGATAACCCCAAGGGCTTTTTCCTGATGGTGGAAGGCGGCAAGGTGGACTGGGCCTGCCACGCCAACGACGCCGTCAGCTCCATCACCGACGTGCTGGCCTTCGACGCCGCCGTGGCCGAGGCCATGCAGTTTCTGCGCAAGCATCCCAATGACACGCTGGTCATCGTCACCGGCGACCACGAAACCGGCGGCATGTCCATCGGCTTTGCGGGCACTAAGTACGATTCGTATCATACCCGGCTGAAGCACCAGAAGATTTCGTACATCGCCTTCGACGAGAAGTTCGCGGCGTTCCGCAAGGCCAATCCGCAGGGCAAGTTCGAGGACGTGCTGCCCATGGTGAAGGAAAACTTCGGCCTGGCCGTGCTGTCCGATGCGGAGCGTGCCGCCCTGCCCAAGGAAGGCGACGCTATGGGCATGGTGCTGAAGGACTACGAGGTTGCGGAACTGCGCGCCGCCTTCGACCGCAGCATGCAGGGCGGCGACCGCAAGGCGCTTTCCGAACAGGATTACCTGTTGTACGGCGAATACGAGCCGTTCACCGTGACCATCACCCATCTGCTGAACCAGAAGTCGGGCATTTCGTGGACGACTTACTCGCACACCGGGGTGCCTGTGCTGACATCTGCCGGTGGGGTGGGCGCCGAACGCTTTGGCGGGTTCTACGACAACACCGACATCTTCGCCCGCATGGCCGAAACCATGGGCCTGAAGGCCCCCCTGAAGGCTGGCGACAAGCCCGCAGCCAAGGCTGACGCGGGTGGAACCGTGACCGGCCCGATTGTCAGCCAGCCCCTCGGGCAGCACGTCAGTCAGCCTGTGGCCCAGCCCGCGCAGGCCGTGGCCGCCAACTAG
- the cobU gene encoding bifunctional adenosylcobinamide kinase/adenosylcobinamide-phosphate guanylyltransferase, giving the protein MSESSSPSSRPLSPAVLAVSISSVDAPPVRTILFTGGCRSGKSGLAQRWVESLGPERVYIATGAARDAEMAERVRRHQAARGAGWRTLEEQLDVCAALRGCMGSGAGEIAAAPRPHGVLLDCITLWLTNRMLADHDDAAILRGVEDLAALLRAASVPVAVVTNEVGWGVVPETPLGRRFRDLSGEANQLLATACTNVILAVSGLPLAVKGGVPAACAG; this is encoded by the coding sequence ATGTCCGAATCGTCGTCCCCCTCATCGCGCCCATTATCGCCCGCCGTCCTTGCCGTCTCCATCTCCTCTGTCGATGCCCCACCCGTCCGCACCATTCTGTTCACGGGGGGATGCCGCAGCGGCAAGAGCGGCCTTGCCCAGCGCTGGGTGGAATCGCTGGGGCCGGAGCGGGTGTACATCGCCACCGGGGCCGCCCGCGACGCGGAAATGGCCGAACGGGTGCGCCGCCATCAGGCCGCTCGGGGCGCGGGCTGGCGCACGCTGGAGGAGCAACTGGACGTCTGCGCGGCCCTGCGCGGGTGCATGGGGTCAGGCGCGGGCGAAATCGCCGCGGCCCCCCGCCCGCACGGGGTGCTGCTGGACTGCATCACCCTGTGGCTGACCAACCGCATGCTGGCCGACCATGACGATGCGGCCATCCTGCGCGGGGTGGAGGATCTGGCAGCGCTGCTGCGCGCGGCCAGCGTGCCTGTGGCCGTGGTGACCAACGAGGTGGGCTGGGGCGTGGTGCCGGAAACCCCGCTGGGCCGCCGCTTCCGGGACCTGTCCGGAGAGGCCAACCAGCTTCTGGCCACGGCCTGCACCAATGTGATCCTTGCCGTCAGCGGGCTGCCGCTGGCCGTGAAGGGCGGGGTGCCCGCCGCCTGCGCGGGGTAG